A stretch of the uncultured Desulfobacter sp. genome encodes the following:
- a CDS encoding hydrogenase iron-sulfur subunit codes for MTIEESMEDAAGAALKAIQCIESANRGMAVHPRSGDMTYPDFFFQRCTQCKRCTVECPFGALDDDARGTPKANPTRCRRCGTCMGACPERIISFADYTIDSIGSQVKAISVPSEDDYDEPPLRFLALVCENDALPALDMVGMNRVDYSPDVRVIPVRCLGSVNTIWIKDALAQGIDGVILIGCKHGDDYQCHFVKGSELAEIRVKKIGDALASLALENERVAFEEVAIDEYDKLPKIINDFVEEVDALGPNPFKGF; via the coding sequence ATGACCATTGAAGAGTCCATGGAAGACGCAGCCGGCGCAGCGCTGAAAGCAATTCAGTGTATTGAAAGTGCCAACCGTGGCATGGCAGTACATCCGCGTTCCGGTGACATGACTTACCCGGACTTTTTCTTCCAGAGATGCACCCAGTGCAAACGCTGCACGGTTGAATGCCCCTTCGGTGCCCTGGATGATGATGCCAGAGGAACCCCAAAAGCCAACCCCACCCGTTGCCGCCGCTGCGGTACCTGCATGGGTGCTTGTCCTGAACGTATTATCTCATTTGCGGATTACACCATTGACAGTATCGGCTCCCAGGTCAAGGCCATCAGTGTTCCGTCCGAAGACGACTATGATGAACCACCCTTGCGTTTCCTGGCCCTGGTATGTGAAAACGATGCACTGCCTGCATTGGATATGGTAGGTATGAACCGCGTGGATTACTCACCGGATGTTCGGGTAATTCCGGTTCGCTGCCTGGGTTCCGTGAATACCATCTGGATCAAGGACGCATTGGCCCAGGGTATTGACGGCGTTATTCTCATCGGCTGCAAACATGGCGATGATTACCAGTGCCATTTTGTCAAAGGTTCCGAACTTGCTGAAATCCGCGTGAAAAAGATTGGTGATGCCCTTGCCTCACTTGCCCTTGAAAATGAGCGTGTAGCGTTTGAGGAAGTTGCCATTGATGAATATGACAAACTGCCCAAGATCATCAACGACTTTGTTGAAGAAGTAGACGCACTTGGCCCCAACCCGTTCAAAGGATTCTAA
- the qmoC gene encoding quinone-interacting membrane-bound oxidoreductase complex subunit QmoC — MSANYIAQPDLGFIAEIRGLGGETLKKCYQCATCSVACPIAPEDSPFPRKEMIAASWGLKDKLISNGDIWLCHQCGDCTDMCPRGAAPGDVLAAIRSAAITEYATPKPLAKAVNDPSKLPYLLGIPAAWFALLAIITMGFGGIMEKIFHFLFGDALGGRLHWSHAHPGAEHVIAHSNFVSTWFVDMTFVPTAIFATAVFFLALKRFIVDIHDNAVLEGKTDKTSLDYKALLMSIKNIIPMVLKHDKFNQCGSNKDRATPHMMVLFAFIGLFIVTAVCGIMLYVGGYAGPYPQLNPIKWLANIAGVSLVIGSGIMIKNRLTNKEQITAYKDWFILGVVFALGLSGMLTEMARIAEIAWLAYFFYWIHLVAIFNLFAFLPFSKMAHIVYRTVAMGYADYANRK; from the coding sequence ATGAGTGCCAATTATATTGCCCAACCAGATCTGGGATTTATTGCCGAGATTAGAGGTCTTGGCGGAGAAACCCTGAAAAAATGTTACCAATGCGCCACATGTTCCGTGGCCTGCCCCATTGCACCGGAAGACAGCCCTTTCCCCAGAAAGGAAATGATAGCAGCGTCTTGGGGTCTTAAAGACAAACTGATCAGCAACGGCGACATCTGGCTGTGCCACCAGTGCGGTGATTGCACAGATATGTGCCCCCGGGGCGCGGCCCCTGGTGATGTACTGGCAGCCATCCGTTCTGCAGCCATCACTGAGTACGCAACACCCAAACCCCTTGCCAAGGCTGTAAACGATCCGAGCAAGCTGCCGTATCTGCTTGGTATCCCGGCAGCTTGGTTCGCCCTGCTTGCCATTATCACCATGGGCTTTGGTGGTATCATGGAAAAAATTTTCCACTTTCTGTTTGGAGATGCCCTTGGCGGACGACTTCACTGGTCCCATGCCCACCCAGGTGCTGAGCACGTTATTGCCCACTCTAACTTTGTATCCACCTGGTTTGTGGATATGACGTTTGTTCCCACGGCTATTTTTGCCACTGCCGTTTTCTTTCTTGCTCTGAAACGCTTTATTGTCGATATTCATGACAATGCGGTTCTTGAAGGAAAAACCGACAAAACCAGCCTTGATTACAAAGCCCTTTTAATGTCTATTAAAAATATCATCCCCATGGTATTGAAACATGATAAGTTCAACCAGTGCGGATCCAATAAAGATCGTGCCACCCCGCACATGATGGTGCTTTTTGCTTTTATCGGGCTTTTCATCGTTACTGCAGTATGCGGCATTATGCTTTATGTCGGCGGTTATGCAGGTCCTTATCCCCAGCTGAACCCCATTAAATGGTTGGCCAATATCGCAGGTGTTTCCCTGGTCATCGGTTCGGGTATAATGATCAAAAACAGACTAACCAACAAAGAGCAGATTACAGCCTATAAAGACTGGTTTATTCTTGGTGTTGTATTTGCCCTGGGTCTTTCCGGTATGCTCACGGAAATGGCTCGTATCGCTGAAATTGCATGGCTTGCTTACTTCTTTTACTGGATTCATTTGGTTGCTATATTCAACCTGTTTGCATTCCTGCCGTTTTCAAAAATGGCCCACATTGTTTACCGTACGGTTGCCATGGGCTATGCAGATTACGCCAACAGAAAATAG
- a CDS encoding CoB--CoM heterodisulfide reductase iron-sulfur subunit A family protein: protein MTTENSAPVSGSIMVVGGGISGLTTALEAAEVGYEVFLIEKEASLGGRVTQLKHYFPKLCPPTCGLEINYRRLKDNKNIKVYTLSEVQNVDGTPGDYTVTVKTAPRYVNSNCTCCGECEKVCETEISNEFNFGMDRRKAAYLPHNMAFPQRYVMDSAMGKEDREKVKEACKYDAIDFSMEESTFDLKVGAVVFTTGWQPYDATRIDNLGFGRYQNIITNMMLERLASSNGPTEGKIIRPSDDKAPETIAFAQCAGSRDENHLPYCSYICCLASLKHATYIRAQYPDAKIYIYYIDLRTPGRKYENFYAKLKEDENVFFVKGKVAEVSEESGTGNINLVAEDTISGEKIRQTVDMLVLATGMQPSCAIDKPAADLTFDDEGFIINDFSKGGLFAAGCANKPADVVTSNQNATGMALKAIQTLRR from the coding sequence ATGACTACAGAAAATTCAGCCCCGGTAAGTGGAAGCATTATGGTGGTTGGCGGTGGAATCAGTGGCCTGACAACCGCTTTGGAAGCTGCCGAAGTGGGCTACGAAGTCTTCCTTATTGAGAAGGAAGCTTCCCTTGGTGGAAGAGTCACCCAGCTCAAACACTACTTCCCCAAACTCTGCCCGCCTACCTGCGGTCTTGAAATCAATTACAGACGCCTAAAAGACAACAAGAACATCAAGGTGTACACCCTTTCCGAGGTACAGAACGTTGACGGCACGCCTGGAGACTACACCGTTACCGTAAAAACCGCACCCCGGTATGTAAACAGCAACTGCACCTGCTGCGGTGAATGTGAAAAAGTGTGCGAAACTGAAATCAGCAATGAATTCAACTTTGGCATGGATCGCCGTAAAGCAGCATACCTGCCTCACAACATGGCCTTTCCCCAAAGATATGTCATGGATTCGGCCATGGGAAAAGAAGATCGGGAAAAGGTTAAAGAAGCCTGCAAATATGACGCCATTGATTTTAGCATGGAAGAGAGCACATTTGACCTGAAAGTCGGTGCCGTCGTATTCACCACTGGTTGGCAGCCCTATGATGCCACCCGCATTGACAATCTTGGATTTGGCCGTTACCAGAACATCATCACCAACATGATGCTGGAACGGTTGGCCTCTTCCAACGGTCCGACCGAAGGAAAAATCATCCGTCCATCTGATGACAAGGCACCGGAAACCATCGCCTTTGCTCAGTGTGCAGGTTCCAGAGATGAAAACCACCTGCCCTACTGCTCATATATCTGCTGCTTGGCTTCTTTGAAACATGCCACATATATCAGAGCCCAGTACCCTGATGCAAAAATTTACATCTATTATATTGATCTGCGGACTCCGGGCAGAAAATACGAAAACTTTTATGCGAAACTTAAAGAAGATGAAAACGTATTTTTTGTCAAAGGCAAGGTTGCTGAAGTTAGTGAAGAGAGCGGTACCGGCAACATTAACCTCGTAGCCGAAGATACCATCTCAGGAGAAAAAATCAGACAGACCGTTGATATGCTGGTGCTGGCTACCGGCATGCAGCCCAGCTGCGCCATTGATAAGCCTGCAGCTGATCTGACCTTTGATGACGAAGGCTTTATTATCAATGACTTTTCCAAAGGCGGCCTGTTTGCAGCAGGGTGTGCCAACAAACCGGCCGATGTTGTGACATCCAACCAGAATGCAACCGGCATGGCCCTTAAAGCCATTCAGACTCTGAGGAGGTAA
- a CDS encoding FAD-dependent oxidoreductase, with product MDKKYGVYICTGCGIGDTLDIESLKSIPDDEGVNCTTHPFLCSKAGVELIQKDIDEGKVNAMVIGACSRRVNFDVFNFPGCIIERSNLREGVVWPHSRETYPALTEEQKDDGESFDQVQMKAEDYIKMGMIRLEKVTLPEPYQTQSFSKKVLVLGGGVTGMSAALDAAKAGYEVTIVEKEAAIGGYAAKLRGQMPVQSPFETLQAPVVDALIQEVEGNANIDVRTNTIVARIAGQPGEFTVTMKKPGEKIPFDVPYPLPPEELLDENGKELDADAAHEKYLKYNEGREDILSLDPDGELYGAVVLAAGWRPDTLEGEAYAHLSIDNPDVVTNDEFEMIAAKGKILRPSNGKEAKSVVFIQSPGKDEDDSDFEYTGSVTSMVALKQARYVREDYADGKAYVVYQHMRTPGLQEYFYKAMQQDDGIFLTKGAVTDVTATSSELMVTAQNTLLGENLVLKADMVVVASGMVPATKDNPSSTWPTARVPALEIMIFLASMPTPTISVSPMKPREPVSTQPVPSVGP from the coding sequence ATGGATAAAAAATACGGCGTATATATCTGCACAGGCTGTGGTATCGGTGACACACTTGACATTGAATCGCTGAAAAGTATTCCCGATGACGAGGGCGTAAATTGTACTACCCACCCTTTCCTGTGCTCTAAGGCAGGGGTTGAGCTCATCCAAAAGGACATTGACGAAGGCAAAGTAAACGCCATGGTTATCGGCGCTTGCTCCCGCCGGGTGAATTTTGATGTATTTAACTTTCCTGGATGCATCATTGAACGGTCTAATTTAAGAGAAGGTGTGGTATGGCCCCATTCACGGGAAACCTACCCGGCCTTGACCGAAGAGCAAAAAGATGACGGAGAAAGCTTTGACCAGGTCCAAATGAAGGCCGAAGATTATATCAAAATGGGTATGATCCGGTTAGAAAAGGTCACCCTGCCCGAACCTTACCAAACACAATCTTTTTCCAAAAAGGTACTTGTTCTTGGTGGCGGCGTAACCGGTATGTCTGCAGCACTTGATGCGGCCAAAGCCGGTTATGAGGTAACCATTGTTGAAAAAGAAGCAGCCATTGGTGGATATGCGGCCAAGCTGCGCGGCCAGATGCCCGTTCAATCTCCCTTTGAAACTCTTCAGGCGCCTGTGGTTGATGCACTGATTCAGGAAGTTGAAGGTAATGCCAATATAGATGTACGGACTAACACTATTGTGGCTCGTATTGCCGGCCAACCCGGTGAATTCACCGTAACCATGAAAAAACCCGGTGAAAAAATCCCCTTTGACGTACCCTATCCGCTGCCTCCCGAAGAGTTGCTGGATGAAAACGGCAAAGAACTGGATGCTGACGCTGCCCATGAAAAATATTTAAAATACAATGAAGGCAGAGAAGATATCCTATCTCTTGACCCGGACGGCGAGCTTTACGGCGCTGTTGTTCTGGCAGCCGGCTGGCGCCCTGACACCCTCGAAGGCGAAGCATACGCTCACCTTTCCATAGACAATCCCGATGTGGTTACCAATGACGAATTTGAAATGATTGCCGCCAAGGGAAAAATTCTGCGTCCCTCCAACGGCAAGGAAGCCAAAAGCGTTGTATTTATCCAGTCTCCCGGCAAAGATGAAGACGACAGCGATTTTGAATACACCGGCTCCGTAACTTCCATGGTCGCACTGAAACAGGCCCGTTATGTCAGAGAAGATTATGCAGACGGCAAAGCCTATGTGGTTTACCAGCACATGAGGACCCCCGGCCTGCAGGAATATTTCTACAAAGCCATGCAGCAGGATGACGGCATTTTCTTGACCAAGGGCGCTGTGACCGACGTTACTGCCACAAGTAGTGAACTGATGGTAACGGCACAAAACACACTGCTGGGTGAAAACCTGGTTCTCAAAGCCGACATGGTTGTTGTGGCAAGCGGCATGGTTCCGGCCACCAAGGACAATCCGTCATCAACCTGGCCTACCGCCAGGGTCCCGGCTTTAGAGATAATGATATTTTTGGCCAGTATGCCGACTCCAACTATATCTGTTTCCCCTATGAAACCCAGAGAACCGGTATCTACGCAGCCGGTACCATCCGTCGGGCCATGA
- a CDS encoding OmpA family protein has product MKKLIITGIIFVFSATLFSCATMQTNQQRGTAVGAGTGAAVGAILGQVIGRDTESTLIGAGIGAALGGLAGNQVGKYMDLQERELRQAIAASESASIQREQDILRATFKSETFFDYDSSRLKPGAYPELRRVSDILIKYPHSRIEVAGHTDTKGSLEYNQRLSEQRAEVVANQLIYNGVSGQRVTAVGYGESRPISSNDAMNRRVEILIMPVMESTYQ; this is encoded by the coding sequence ATGAAAAAATTGATTATTACAGGTATTATTTTTGTTTTTTCAGCCACGCTTTTTTCATGTGCAACCATGCAGACAAATCAACAAAGGGGAACGGCTGTGGGTGCAGGTACCGGCGCAGCCGTCGGCGCCATTTTAGGTCAAGTCATCGGTAGAGACACCGAATCAACGCTGATCGGAGCAGGTATCGGGGCCGCCCTCGGTGGATTAGCAGGTAATCAGGTCGGCAAATATATGGATCTGCAGGAGCGGGAGTTGCGACAGGCAATAGCTGCATCCGAATCGGCAAGTATACAAAGAGAACAGGATATTCTAAGGGCAACCTTTAAATCCGAAACCTTTTTTGATTATGACTCAAGCCGTTTAAAACCAGGGGCATATCCTGAACTACGACGGGTGTCGGACATCTTAATCAAATATCCTCATTCCCGCATCGAGGTAGCTGGGCACACGGATACCAAAGGTTCGTTAGAATACAACCAAAGACTGTCCGAACAAAGAGCTGAAGTTGTGGCAAACCAATTAATTTACAATGGCGTTTCCGGCCAAAGAGTTACAGCTGTAGGCTATGGAGAATCCCGGCCAATATCTTCCAATGACGCAATGAATCGTCGTGTGGAAATCCTTATTATGCCGGTGATGGAAAGCACATATCAATAA